In Streptomyces violaceusniger Tu 4113, one DNA window encodes the following:
- a CDS encoding maleate cis-trans isomerase family protein: protein MTDHHVGLIVPSSNLTMEKELPRILRLRESALPEDRFVFHTSRMRMQQVTPEQLRAMNAQTERAALELADARPDVVATACLVAIMAQGKGYHCTAEDEITTVLRAQGAQAPVVSSAGALLDGIKALGAKRVAIITPYMKPLTGLVANYIEDADIEVVDALSLEVPDNLAVARLDPADLLDHWRRLDLSRADALVLSACVQMPSLPSIQPAEDAVGLPVLSAATATAYRILVELGLPPHVPGTGSLLGGRLPVPARSAPE from the coding sequence GTGACCGATCACCACGTCGGCCTGATCGTGCCCAGCTCGAACCTCACCATGGAAAAGGAGTTGCCCCGGATCCTGCGGCTGCGCGAGTCGGCGCTCCCCGAGGACCGGTTCGTGTTCCACACCAGCCGGATGCGCATGCAGCAGGTGACCCCCGAGCAACTGCGCGCCATGAACGCGCAGACCGAGCGTGCCGCGCTGGAACTCGCCGACGCACGACCGGACGTCGTCGCCACAGCCTGTCTCGTCGCGATCATGGCCCAGGGCAAGGGGTACCACTGCACGGCGGAGGACGAGATCACCACTGTGCTGCGAGCGCAAGGCGCCCAGGCACCCGTGGTGTCCAGCGCCGGTGCCCTTCTCGACGGCATCAAGGCACTCGGGGCCAAGCGGGTCGCCATCATCACGCCCTACATGAAGCCGCTCACGGGGCTGGTCGCGAACTACATCGAGGACGCGGACATCGAGGTCGTGGACGCGCTGAGCCTGGAGGTACCGGACAATCTCGCCGTCGCCCGGCTGGACCCGGCGGATCTGCTCGACCACTGGCGGCGCCTGGACCTGTCACGTGCCGACGCCCTCGTACTGTCGGCGTGCGTCCAGATGCCGTCACTGCCGTCGATCCAACCGGCCGAGGACGCGGTCGGCCTGCCCGTCCTGTCCGCAGCCACCGCCACGGCGTACCGCATCCTCGTCGAACTCGGCCTGCCCCCGCATGTGCCGGGCACCGGCAGTCTCCTCGGCGGCCGCCTTCCCGTCCCCGCCCGTAGTGCTCCGGAATAG
- a CDS encoding MarR family winged helix-turn-helix transcriptional regulator, translated as MADETAPSTSARPRPPAALTTAPGYQVRRLYQAYLAVWIRAVDPLLTGPQFAVLQVVDASPGHDQRSLASAVALDTSTMTDVARRLEKRGLIVRRTAADDGRRKLLYLTEEGKHTLDDANRRARLLDEQLLEPYGTQQRDDITHMLASLADHWEQLTQDG; from the coding sequence ATGGCTGACGAAACCGCACCTTCGACCTCCGCGCGGCCCCGGCCACCCGCCGCGCTGACGACCGCGCCCGGGTACCAGGTCCGGCGCCTGTACCAGGCATACCTCGCCGTCTGGATCAGGGCGGTCGACCCGCTCCTGACCGGGCCGCAGTTCGCGGTGCTCCAGGTCGTGGACGCGAGCCCGGGGCACGACCAGCGATCGCTGGCGTCAGCGGTCGCCCTCGATACGTCGACCATGACGGACGTTGCCCGCCGACTGGAGAAGCGCGGCCTGATCGTCCGCAGAACGGCCGCCGACGACGGCCGGCGCAAACTGCTCTATCTGACCGAGGAAGGCAAACACACCCTCGACGACGCGAACCGCCGCGCCCGCCTGCTCGACGAACAGCTCCTGGAGCCGTACGGAACACAGCAGCGCGACGACATCACGCACATGCTCGCATCCCTCGCCGACCACTGGGAGCAACTGACTCAGGACGGGTGA
- a CDS encoding alpha/beta fold hydrolase, with protein MTPHPSPAARSLPQSALADLADVPATSRWVCSGATRLHVLDYGGPGVPLLVMPGITSPAITMDFVVRELTDLVRPVVVDVRGRGLSDDGGGYGLEEYAEDTEAVVMRLGLDRPVLFGHSMGARIAAVTAARNKVPLRGTVLGDPPMSGPGRGPYPTPVDAFLDQLAQAVRGTTAAEVARAWPRWPHRELELRARWLASCGEEAIKATHRGFESEDFFDWWSSVPGPTVLLYGADSPVVTEVGAAEAARKNPTAALSRIPDAGHMLFWDNPPAALASLREALRPMLA; from the coding sequence ATGACCCCGCACCCGTCCCCGGCTGCCCGTAGCCTGCCGCAGAGCGCGCTCGCCGATCTCGCCGATGTGCCCGCCACGAGCCGCTGGGTGTGCTCGGGCGCCACTCGCCTGCATGTCCTCGACTACGGCGGCCCTGGTGTCCCGCTCCTCGTCATGCCCGGCATCACCAGTCCCGCGATCACGATGGACTTCGTCGTGCGTGAGCTGACCGACCTCGTACGTCCGGTGGTCGTCGACGTCCGTGGGCGCGGGCTGTCCGACGATGGCGGCGGGTATGGCCTGGAGGAGTACGCCGAGGACACGGAGGCCGTCGTCATGCGGCTCGGGCTCGACCGGCCGGTGCTGTTCGGGCATTCCATGGGCGCGCGCATCGCCGCGGTCACCGCGGCGCGGAACAAGGTCCCGCTCCGGGGCACGGTTCTGGGCGACCCGCCCATGAGCGGCCCGGGGCGCGGACCTTACCCGACACCCGTGGACGCCTTCCTGGACCAGCTGGCGCAGGCCGTACGCGGCACCACCGCCGCGGAAGTGGCCAGGGCGTGGCCTCGGTGGCCGCACCGGGAGCTGGAGTTGAGGGCCCGGTGGCTGGCCAGTTGCGGCGAGGAGGCCATCAAGGCCACCCACCGCGGTTTCGAGAGCGAGGACTTCTTCGACTGGTGGTCCTCCGTCCCCGGCCCCACAGTGCTGCTGTACGGCGCGGACAGCCCCGTGGTCACCGAGGTGGGCGCGGCAGAGGCGGCCCGGAAGAACCCCACGGCCGCACTGAGCCGGATACCGGACGCCGGCCACATGCTGTTCTGGGACAATCCTCCCGCGGCCCTCGCGAGCCTGCGGGAAGCACTGCGCCCGATGCTCGCCTGA
- a CDS encoding isochorismatase family protein, which yields MSEAPYGLDTERTYERAGFGAPVRRGDRPAIVVVDLTRGFTEDRFPSGADLTEVVGATSALIEAGRPAGVPVVFTTIAYTSAEATGDAVTWLHKARGMRALVEDSEEVTIDPRLPRGARDHMIAKKGASAFFGTALASLLTGLGRDTVLVCGATTSGCVRATAVDAVQSGLSVLVPRECVGDRAAGPHEANLFDIQAKYGDVIHLEEAIAYLSALPVAAP from the coding sequence GTGAGCGAGGCGCCGTACGGACTGGACACGGAACGCACCTACGAACGGGCGGGCTTCGGCGCGCCGGTCCGGCGCGGCGACCGGCCGGCGATCGTCGTGGTCGATCTGACGCGCGGGTTCACCGAGGACCGGTTCCCGTCGGGGGCCGACCTGACCGAGGTGGTCGGTGCGACGTCCGCGCTGATCGAGGCAGGCCGTCCCGCCGGAGTGCCGGTCGTGTTCACGACCATTGCCTACACCTCGGCCGAGGCGACCGGAGACGCGGTGACCTGGCTGCACAAGGCGCGAGGCATGCGAGCCCTGGTCGAGGACAGTGAGGAAGTCACGATCGATCCACGGCTGCCGCGTGGGGCACGGGACCACATGATCGCCAAGAAGGGCGCTTCCGCGTTCTTCGGCACGGCGCTGGCCTCCTTGCTGACCGGGCTCGGCCGCGACACCGTGCTCGTCTGCGGGGCGACGACCAGCGGCTGCGTGCGGGCCACCGCGGTCGACGCCGTGCAGTCCGGGCTCTCGGTGCTGGTGCCGCGTGAATGCGTCGGCGACCGCGCGGCGGGTCCTCATGAGGCCAACCTGTTCGACATCCAGGCCAAGTACGGCGACGTGATCCACCTCGAGGAGGCCATCGCCTACCTCTCGGCGCTCCCGGTCGCCGCGCCATGA
- a CDS encoding SRPBCC family protein: MQLTNSIPVKASPDDVFTLMNDVERVASCMPGAALEGQDGDTWKGSVKVKVGPITASYAGTVRFLEVDSEHRRLRVHARGADTHGSGDAEAEVVLDVLGAPEGALLQLATDLVIRGKIAQFGKGAIGAVSERILRQFAQNLAGLLDQDHAAGQPGPLSAVPAAPSATAPAAAHPALAPAAPARQPELDGVSMVFGPAAAKYGMLAGAFALGLVQGWLVGRMRAQSRELRTLRRSL; this comes from the coding sequence GTGCAGCTCACCAACTCCATTCCGGTCAAAGCCTCACCCGATGACGTCTTCACCTTGATGAACGACGTCGAACGGGTCGCCTCGTGCATGCCGGGCGCCGCGCTCGAAGGGCAGGACGGCGACACCTGGAAGGGCAGCGTAAAGGTCAAAGTGGGGCCGATCACAGCCTCGTACGCCGGCACGGTCCGCTTCCTGGAAGTCGACTCCGAGCACCGGCGGCTGCGAGTCCACGCCCGCGGCGCCGACACGCACGGAAGCGGCGACGCGGAGGCCGAAGTCGTCCTCGATGTGCTGGGCGCACCCGAGGGCGCGCTGCTCCAGCTCGCCACGGATCTGGTGATCCGGGGCAAGATCGCTCAGTTCGGCAAGGGGGCGATCGGCGCCGTGTCGGAGCGGATCCTGCGGCAGTTCGCGCAGAACCTGGCCGGTCTGCTCGATCAGGACCATGCCGCCGGGCAACCCGGTCCGCTGTCCGCGGTGCCCGCCGCCCCTTCAGCCACCGCTCCCGCCGCCGCGCACCCCGCCCTCGCGCCGGCCGCTCCCGCTCGGCAACCCGAACTCGACGGCGTCTCCATGGTGTTCGGCCCCGCCGCCGCCAAGTACGGGATGCTCGCCGGGGCGTTCGCGCTCGGTCTCGTCCAGGGCTGGCTCGTCGGCCGGATGCGCGCCCAGTCACGCGAACTGCGCACCCTGCGGAGGTCGTTGTGA
- a CDS encoding (2Fe-2S)-binding protein, with protein MTDDTLMTPREPQLIALNVNGEQHEVITEARRTLVDVLRHELRLTGTHVGCEHGICGACTVLVDERPVRACLMFAAQAEGARIRTVESLADGNRLSDLQRAFSEHHALQCGFCTPGFLMLAEGFLAERPEATKEEIREVVAANMCRCTGYQTIVEAIDACATARRRACARACPSKED; from the coding sequence ATGACCGATGACACCCTCATGACGCCGCGGGAGCCACAGCTCATCGCGTTGAATGTCAACGGCGAGCAGCACGAGGTGATCACCGAAGCCCGCCGCACCCTCGTCGATGTGCTCCGTCACGAGCTACGCCTTACCGGAACCCACGTCGGGTGCGAGCACGGCATCTGCGGCGCCTGCACCGTACTCGTCGACGAACGGCCCGTACGTGCCTGCCTGATGTTCGCGGCACAGGCCGAAGGCGCCCGCATCCGTACGGTGGAATCCCTCGCCGACGGCAACCGGCTGAGCGACCTCCAGCGGGCGTTCAGCGAGCACCACGCCTTGCAGTGCGGTTTCTGCACACCGGGGTTCCTCATGCTCGCCGAGGGCTTCCTCGCCGAGCGGCCCGAGGCGACCAAGGAGGAGATCCGGGAGGTCGTCGCCGCCAACATGTGCCGGTGCACCGGCTACCAGACCATCGTCGAGGCGATCGACGCCTGTGCGACGGCCCGCCGCCGGGCCTGCGCACGGGCGTGCCCCAGCAAGGAGGACTGA
- a CDS encoding xanthine dehydrogenase family protein molybdopterin-binding subunit: MTRQESGRPLVGRSVPRREDRRLVSGRGRFVDDIALPGMLHAQFVRSTVAHGEIMSMDLSAVRRVPGVVAAFTADDLAIGDITAQLARPQSQFVPTAMPVLARDKVRYVGEPLAIVVGLDAYAAEDGLEAAHVEYAPLPPVLGEETALADDAVLVHDEAARNTLVDVSLFATDGIDDIFDAAHRVVEVDVTTGRQNALPLETRGVVAHWDDREEQLLLQTCTQVPHQVRTVASRCLRLDERAVRVVVPDMGGGFGQKCVVGREEIAAAAAALRLGRPVKWIEDRKDALSASFLAREQHYRARAAFDTDGRILALDADVVCDMGAYSCYPFTAGIEPLMASAEMPGVYKVPAYRVRGRAITTNKAPTAPYRGVSRPQYVMVVERLFERAARELGLDPVEIRRRNVITDFPYTGVNDITYDPGSYLESLNLCERVVRDEGWYDTRTAAAAEGRHIGIGYACFSERTGYGSSAFAQRKMQVVPGFDISEVRMDTSGAVTVTTGTMSHGQSHETTMAQIVADALGLDIARVRLHQGDTDRVTYGWGTFASRSITVGGSAVRLAAERLGDKLRAIAAALWDTEPEQVELAGGHVRRRGGDSARDVLTHQEIADVAYLRADLLPKDIEPGLTATATFDVFNDGTFSNATHGVVVELHQDTGQVEMLRYVCVEDCGVAIHPQVVEGQCRGGIAQGIAGALYEEVTYDAAGEPSATSFMDYKVPTAQEIPEVSIHHLETPCAFTATGAKGAGEGGTIGAPAAVLNAVNDALRPTGTELDHTPITPQTVHRALNPEPVP; encoded by the coding sequence ATGACACGTCAGGAAAGCGGGCGGCCGCTGGTGGGCCGGTCGGTCCCGCGCCGGGAGGACCGGCGGCTGGTGTCCGGGCGCGGCCGGTTCGTGGACGACATCGCCCTGCCCGGCATGCTGCACGCGCAGTTCGTGCGCAGCACGGTCGCGCACGGCGAGATCATGTCCATGGACCTGTCGGCGGTACGCCGCGTCCCGGGCGTCGTGGCGGCGTTCACCGCGGACGACCTGGCCATCGGAGACATCACCGCTCAGTTGGCACGGCCCCAGTCGCAGTTCGTGCCGACCGCCATGCCGGTCCTCGCCCGCGACAAGGTCCGCTACGTCGGGGAGCCCCTCGCGATCGTCGTGGGCCTCGACGCCTACGCCGCGGAGGACGGCCTGGAGGCGGCGCATGTGGAGTACGCCCCGCTGCCACCTGTCCTCGGCGAGGAGACGGCGCTCGCCGACGACGCGGTGCTCGTCCACGACGAGGCCGCCCGCAACACCCTCGTGGACGTCTCGCTCTTCGCGACCGACGGGATCGACGACATCTTCGACGCGGCACACCGCGTCGTCGAGGTGGACGTCACGACCGGCCGGCAGAACGCGCTGCCGCTGGAGACCCGCGGCGTTGTGGCGCACTGGGACGACCGCGAGGAGCAACTTCTCCTCCAGACCTGCACCCAGGTCCCACACCAGGTGAGAACGGTCGCCTCGCGCTGTCTGCGCCTCGACGAGCGAGCCGTGCGGGTCGTGGTCCCCGACATGGGCGGCGGCTTCGGCCAGAAGTGCGTGGTCGGACGCGAGGAGATCGCGGCCGCCGCGGCCGCGCTGAGACTCGGGCGGCCGGTGAAATGGATCGAGGACCGCAAGGACGCCCTGTCCGCGTCCTTTCTCGCCCGCGAGCAGCACTACCGGGCGCGCGCCGCCTTCGACACCGACGGCCGGATCCTCGCTCTCGACGCGGACGTGGTGTGCGACATGGGCGCCTACTCCTGCTACCCGTTCACCGCGGGCATCGAGCCGCTGATGGCGTCCGCCGAGATGCCCGGGGTGTACAAGGTGCCCGCCTACCGGGTCCGCGGCCGGGCCATCACCACCAACAAGGCGCCGACCGCACCGTACCGGGGCGTGAGCCGCCCGCAGTATGTGATGGTCGTCGAGCGGCTCTTCGAGCGCGCCGCCCGCGAACTCGGCCTGGACCCGGTGGAGATCCGCCGCCGCAATGTCATCACCGACTTCCCCTACACGGGCGTCAACGACATCACCTACGACCCCGGCTCGTACCTGGAGTCCCTGAACCTGTGCGAGCGGGTCGTCAGGGACGAGGGCTGGTACGACACGCGGACCGCGGCGGCGGCCGAAGGACGGCACATCGGCATCGGCTACGCCTGCTTCAGCGAGCGCACCGGATACGGCTCCTCGGCCTTCGCGCAGCGCAAGATGCAGGTGGTGCCGGGCTTCGACATCTCCGAAGTACGGATGGACACCAGCGGCGCGGTGACGGTCACCACCGGCACGATGAGCCATGGGCAGAGCCACGAGACGACAATGGCGCAGATCGTCGCCGACGCACTCGGCCTCGACATCGCCCGGGTCAGGCTCCACCAGGGCGACACCGACCGTGTCACCTACGGCTGGGGCACCTTCGCGAGCCGGTCCATCACCGTCGGCGGCAGTGCGGTGCGCCTGGCCGCCGAGCGACTCGGCGACAAGCTGCGCGCCATCGCCGCCGCCCTGTGGGACACCGAGCCGGAGCAGGTGGAGCTGGCGGGCGGCCATGTGCGCCGCCGAGGCGGCGACAGTGCCCGTGACGTGCTCACCCACCAGGAGATCGCCGACGTCGCCTACCTCCGGGCGGACCTGCTGCCCAAGGACATCGAACCGGGGCTGACCGCGACCGCCACCTTCGACGTCTTCAACGACGGCACGTTCTCCAACGCCACCCACGGTGTGGTCGTCGAGCTCCACCAGGACACCGGGCAGGTGGAGATGCTGCGATACGTGTGCGTCGAGGACTGCGGCGTCGCGATCCACCCGCAGGTCGTGGAGGGACAGTGCCGGGGCGGGATCGCGCAGGGCATCGCCGGTGCCCTGTACGAGGAGGTGACCTACGACGCGGCCGGCGAGCCGTCGGCGACGAGCTTCATGGACTACAAGGTGCCCACGGCCCAAGAGATCCCCGAGGTGTCGATCCACCACCTCGAAACCCCTTGCGCGTTCACCGCCACGGGAGCGAAGGGCGCTGGTGAGGGCGGCACCATCGGGGCGCCCGCCGCCGTCCTCAACGCCGTCAACGACGCCCTGCGCCCCACCGGAACCGAACTCGACCACACGCCCATCACGCCACAGACCGTGCACCGCGCCCTGAACCCGGAGCCCGTTCCATGA
- a CDS encoding FAD binding domain-containing protein codes for MKPAPFQYHRARDVTGAVRLLAELGDDAKAIAGGQSLVGMMNFRLARPHHLVDIGGLRELDRMHRDAAGALRIGALTTHHTVERDPAGTLAQGFEVMRRAMAWIGHLPIRTRGTVGGSMAHADATAEWCLLAVLLDAEFVVRGPLGERSIAAGDFFLGYYTTALAPDELLVEIVFPRTAPHAALTEFAERRGDFAIVAAAVDLDVVDGAVRGGRVALGGVAAAAIRVPEAEAVLTGGGSFDACASAAAAAADPAGDASCGPHYRKELVRTLVRRACEEAMSR; via the coding sequence ATGAAGCCCGCGCCCTTTCAGTATCACCGGGCCCGTGACGTCACCGGCGCCGTCCGGCTGCTGGCCGAGCTGGGTGACGACGCCAAGGCCATCGCGGGCGGACAGAGCCTGGTCGGAATGATGAACTTCCGGCTGGCCCGTCCGCACCACCTCGTCGACATCGGCGGCCTCCGGGAGCTCGACCGCATGCACCGGGATGCCGCCGGGGCGCTGCGGATCGGGGCGCTCACCACCCACCACACCGTGGAGAGAGACCCGGCGGGCACACTCGCGCAGGGCTTCGAGGTGATGCGCCGGGCCATGGCCTGGATCGGGCATCTGCCGATCCGTACCCGCGGCACGGTCGGGGGCAGCATGGCACACGCGGACGCCACCGCCGAATGGTGTCTGCTCGCGGTGCTCCTGGACGCCGAGTTCGTCGTACGCGGCCCCCTGGGCGAACGCTCGATCGCGGCCGGGGACTTCTTCCTCGGCTACTACACGACCGCCCTCGCCCCGGACGAACTCCTGGTGGAGATCGTCTTCCCACGGACGGCGCCGCACGCGGCGCTCACCGAGTTCGCCGAGCGACGTGGCGACTTCGCGATCGTGGCGGCGGCCGTGGACCTCGACGTCGTGGACGGCGCCGTACGCGGCGGCCGGGTAGCGCTCGGTGGTGTGGCGGCGGCGGCCATCCGCGTTCCGGAGGCGGAGGCGGTGCTGACCGGCGGCGGCTCCTTCGACGCCTGCGCGTCCGCCGCGGCGGCGGCCGCCGACCCCGCGGGCGACGCGTCCTGCGGCCCGCACTACCGCAAGGAACTGGTCCGGACCCTGGTCCGGCGCGCCTGTGAGGAGGCGATGTCCCGATGA
- a CDS encoding MFS transporter: MKTGDQIVEELPWRWGVQGRIFIIGGLGYLFDAYDIALNGFLMPLLGSHFGLSLAGRGLVATANLVGMAVGAVAWGAVADRIGRTKAFSVTLLIFALFSVLGALAPTYPLFLALRFLAGVGLGGCIPVDYALVGEFSPRAYRGRVLTALDLWWPVGVTLCGLVSTVMVPLDGNWRWMLATMVLPALLLFWVRRGIPESPVYLTKKGREAEARVVIDDLVARTGAPAEPYVIPEPVAGNGRRGVTAAAEQLRDIWAHSPRVTSVAWSLFATVMLVYYAALSWMPSILKEEGLGDTASFMNTTVMSGVGILGVLVSTALVDVVGRKWLIGVSAPVAALALVAFALVMRAPTGSVVAIAVFGFVMQLAIPAMYAYVSELYPTPLRASGFGWASSVSRALTGFAPLLFGSVMWPALGLAVTFAVLGLAVLVAVVWMAVAAPETKGRALDGDTADVRAQDPRAVREQTVV; the protein is encoded by the coding sequence ATGAAAACCGGTGATCAGATCGTTGAGGAACTTCCCTGGAGATGGGGCGTCCAGGGACGCATTTTCATCATCGGAGGTCTCGGCTACCTCTTCGACGCCTACGACATCGCCCTGAACGGTTTCCTCATGCCGCTCCTGGGTTCGCACTTCGGCCTCTCGCTCGCCGGGCGCGGGCTCGTGGCCACCGCCAACCTCGTCGGCATGGCCGTGGGGGCCGTCGCCTGGGGCGCGGTCGCGGACCGCATCGGACGCACGAAGGCGTTCAGCGTCACACTGCTGATCTTCGCCCTGTTCTCGGTGCTGGGCGCCCTCGCGCCCACGTACCCACTCTTCCTGGCCCTGCGCTTCCTCGCGGGTGTGGGGCTCGGCGGCTGCATCCCCGTCGACTACGCCCTGGTCGGTGAGTTCTCGCCGCGGGCGTACCGCGGCCGGGTGCTCACCGCGCTCGACCTGTGGTGGCCGGTGGGTGTGACGCTGTGCGGTCTCGTCTCGACGGTGATGGTCCCTCTCGACGGCAACTGGCGCTGGATGCTGGCGACCATGGTGCTGCCCGCGCTCCTGCTGTTCTGGGTGCGCCGGGGCATCCCCGAGTCACCGGTCTACCTGACGAAGAAGGGACGCGAGGCCGAGGCCAGGGTCGTCATCGACGACCTCGTCGCCCGTACCGGCGCTCCAGCCGAGCCGTACGTCATCCCGGAGCCCGTCGCCGGGAACGGCCGGCGCGGTGTGACCGCCGCCGCGGAGCAGCTGCGCGACATATGGGCGCACAGCCCGCGCGTCACCTCCGTGGCCTGGTCGCTGTTCGCCACCGTGATGCTCGTGTACTACGCGGCTCTCAGCTGGATGCCCTCCATCCTCAAGGAGGAGGGCCTGGGGGACACCGCCAGCTTCATGAACACCACCGTGATGAGCGGCGTCGGCATCCTCGGCGTCCTCGTCTCCACCGCCCTGGTGGACGTGGTCGGCCGCAAGTGGCTCATCGGGGTCTCGGCTCCGGTCGCTGCCCTCGCGCTGGTGGCGTTCGCGCTGGTGATGAGGGCGCCGACCGGGTCCGTCGTGGCGATCGCCGTGTTCGGCTTCGTGATGCAGCTCGCCATCCCCGCCATGTACGCCTACGTCTCCGAGCTGTACCCCACGCCTCTGCGGGCCAGCGGCTTCGGCTGGGCCTCCTCGGTCAGCCGGGCACTCACCGGGTTCGCGCCGCTGCTGTTCGGGTCGGTGATGTGGCCGGCGCTCGGGCTCGCCGTGACGTTCGCCGTGCTCGGACTCGCGGTGCTGGTCGCCGTCGTCTGGATGGCCGTCGCGGCGCCGGAGACGAAGGGCCGGGCCCTGGACGGGGACACCGCGGACGTCCGGGCTCAGGACCCTCGCGCGGTCCGCGAACAGACGGTGGTCTAG
- a CDS encoding FAD-dependent monooxygenase, with amino-acid sequence MASSQSFEVTVVGGGLGGLTAALALRHRGLRVTVLEQAAELGEVGAGIQTAPNASRVLMGLGLRRQMEAIRTEPLDQVRRRWTDGRIVGLTSLGQRCKDEFNAPYWHYHRADLHRMLLDACADPAGPGPVVAVHTSSKVVEMDRTDPVRPVAVTEDGRRHGADVIIGADGVRSRVRDLMGAPDTLLFSGEMAYRALIPGDLIAADPATRWLVDRYQSTIWYGPDRHLVHYMIRGGDYLNVVACVPCTDAVRENWTLPATAQDLVEAFPGWDDRVPAMLSKAKEDVLAFALYYRRRDPVWLDGRVALLGDACHAMLPYQAQGASQAMEDAAVLAEELGAVTASGIEGALRRYVDRRAKHAGMVQDASLANKTFYHLADGPEQRARDEKLTNFDGESDVSYDWLWSGTPLNDPDLGAFSYQFAR; translated from the coding sequence GTGGCGTCCAGTCAGTCGTTCGAAGTCACCGTCGTCGGGGGAGGACTCGGCGGTCTGACCGCCGCCCTGGCGCTGCGCCACCGCGGCCTGCGGGTCACCGTCCTGGAACAGGCCGCCGAACTCGGCGAGGTCGGCGCGGGCATCCAGACCGCGCCCAACGCCAGCCGCGTCCTGATGGGTCTCGGGCTGCGCCGGCAGATGGAGGCCATCCGCACGGAACCGCTCGACCAGGTGCGGCGCCGGTGGACGGACGGCCGGATCGTCGGCCTGACCTCGCTCGGGCAGCGCTGCAAGGACGAGTTCAACGCCCCGTACTGGCACTACCACCGGGCCGATCTGCACCGCATGCTGCTGGACGCCTGTGCGGACCCCGCGGGCCCCGGGCCCGTCGTGGCGGTCCACACCTCCAGCAAGGTCGTCGAAATGGACCGCACCGATCCCGTGCGGCCCGTGGCGGTCACCGAGGACGGACGGCGCCACGGCGCCGATGTGATCATCGGCGCCGACGGCGTCCGATCCCGGGTGCGCGACCTCATGGGCGCCCCCGACACGCTGCTGTTCTCCGGCGAGATGGCCTACCGGGCCCTGATCCCCGGTGACCTCATCGCGGCCGACCCGGCCACCCGCTGGCTCGTGGACCGCTATCAGAGCACCATCTGGTACGGGCCCGACCGGCACCTCGTCCACTACATGATCCGGGGCGGCGACTACCTGAACGTCGTGGCGTGCGTCCCCTGCACGGACGCGGTCCGCGAGAACTGGACGCTTCCCGCCACCGCGCAGGACCTCGTCGAGGCGTTCCCCGGCTGGGACGACCGTGTCCCGGCGATGCTGTCCAAGGCGAAGGAGGACGTCCTGGCCTTCGCCCTCTACTACCGGCGCCGCGACCCCGTATGGCTTGACGGCCGCGTCGCCCTCCTGGGCGACGCCTGCCACGCGATGCTCCCGTACCAGGCGCAGGGCGCCTCGCAGGCCATGGAGGACGCGGCCGTACTCGCCGAGGAACTGGGTGCTGTCACCGCCTCCGGCATAGAAGGGGCGCTGCGCCGCTACGTCGACCGGCGTGCCAAGCACGCCGGGATGGTCCAGGACGCGTCGCTCGCGAACAAGACCTTCTACCACCTGGCCGACGGCCCGGAGCAGCGGGCCAGGGACGAGAAGCTCACGAATTTCGACGGCGAGTCGGACGTGTCGTACGACTGGCTGTGGAGCGGAACCCCGCTCAACGACCCGGATCTGGGGGCGTTCTCCTACCAGTTCGCCCGCTGA